CCCCGTCTGGTACGATCACTTGCCCTACATCGATTTCCCCAAGAACTGGCCAGTGTTCTCGCCCAAGGACAAGATCGGCGATTGGCTGGAGATGTACGTCAAGGTCATGGAGTTGAACTACTGGACGAACAGCGCGGCCAAACACGCCAGCTGGGACGACACCAAGAAGGAATGGGCCGTCGTCGTTGAACGTGATGGCAAGGAGATGACGCTACGGCCCAAGCAGCTTGTGTTCGCGACCGGCATGTCGGCCAAGCCGAACATGCCGAAAATCAAGGGCATGGAAACCTTCAAGGGCGAGCAGCACCATTCCTCACGCCATCCCGGCTCCGACGCCTACAAGGGCAAGAAGGTGGTGGTGATCGGCTCGAACAATTCGGCCCATGACATCTGCGCTGCACTGTACGAGACCGGCATCGACGTAACGATGGTGCAACGCTCGACGACGCACATCGTGCGCTCGGATTCGCTGATGGAGACCCTCGGCGATCTTTATTCCGAACGTGCCGTCCGCAGCGGAATGACGACGGCAAAGGCCGACCTGATCTTCGCCTCACTGCCCTACCGGATATTGAATCAGTTTCAAAAGCCGGTCTACGACAAGATCCGCCAGGACGACGCCGCTTTCTACGCCGGGCTGGAGAAGGCCGGCTTCATGCTCGACTTCGGTGACGACGATTCCGGGCTATTCATGAAATATCTTCGCCGCGGCTCGGGCTATTACATCGACGTCGGCGCCTCACAGCTTATCATTGACGGCAAAATCAAACTGTTCACGGGTCAGGTCGAGGAGATCACCCCCAACGGCGTCAGGCTTGACAACGGCAAGGAATTGCCAGCGGACGTGATCGTCTATGCCACCGGCTACAGCTCGATGAATGGCTTTGTCGCCGATCTCGTCAGTCGAGAAATGGCCGACAAAGTCGGCAAGGTCTGGGGCCTTGGCTCGAATACGACAAAAGACCCTGGGCCTTGGGAAGGTGAGCAGCGCAACATGTGGAAGCCGACGCAGCAGGAGGGCCTATGGTTCCACGGCGGCAATCTGCATCAGTCGCGACACTACTCGCAATTCCTTTCCCTGCAGCTGAAAGCTCGCTACGAGAGCATCCCGACGCCGGTGTATGGCCTGCAGACTGTTCATCACAAGGCCTGAAGTTACCGAGTGCGCAGCAGAGCTCGCCGATTGCGAGCTCCATGCGATTTGCCGGATCCCCGCACTCGCCAGCACAATGTCCACTTTAATCTCGCTGAGATGACATCGCTGACCAGATCCGACACGCGGGAAAAGGGTCAATTCGCCCCTGAAAATGCCGGACTGCACCACCCGGCGCCCGCAATGCCACCAATGTGACCAATCGTGAAGCCGCGATTTGTTGGGACGGCGCGGCCTGAGCCTTACCTAAGCAGGCGGCTGGTCGATTGGAGAAAAAGCGATGCGTTCTATTTTTGCCTTGAGCCTTTTGATCGCCCTCTATGGCTCTGCGAACGCGGCTACAGTGCATCACGCACATCAGCGGCACGCTATCGTTCGTCCCAACCAGGGCATGATCGCCTCAGACCCCGCTTCGGGTTTTGCCTACGTGCCGCCTGGGCCGTCAATCCGCTACCGGCAGGCACCGTACGATGATTACGATG
This genomic interval from Bradyrhizobium sp. CB82 contains the following:
- a CDS encoding NAD(P)/FAD-dependent oxidoreductase, with the protein product MLDTTLSARVQVILDKFEAALAAGELDAAAGMFAPECYWRDLVAFTWNIKTMEGRDQIRDMLAHCLAHVKPRNWKIAEGEAPTEAGGVTEAWITFETEVARGYGLIRLQNGQIWTLLTTTAELKGHEEKAGFSRPLGARHGVNPGAKTWKELRDEEAEHLGFKTQPYVLIIGGGQGGIALGARLRQLGVPTIIVEKNARAGDSWRNRYKSLCLHDPVWYDHLPYIDFPKNWPVFSPKDKIGDWLEMYVKVMELNYWTNSAAKHASWDDTKKEWAVVVERDGKEMTLRPKQLVFATGMSAKPNMPKIKGMETFKGEQHHSSRHPGSDAYKGKKVVVIGSNNSAHDICAALYETGIDVTMVQRSTTHIVRSDSLMETLGDLYSERAVRSGMTTAKADLIFASLPYRILNQFQKPVYDKIRQDDAAFYAGLEKAGFMLDFGDDDSGLFMKYLRRGSGYYIDVGASQLIIDGKIKLFTGQVEEITPNGVRLDNGKELPADVIVYATGYSSMNGFVADLVSREMADKVGKVWGLGSNTTKDPGPWEGEQRNMWKPTQQEGLWFHGGNLHQSRHYSQFLSLQLKARYESIPTPVYGLQTVHHKA